A single window of Hyphomicrobiales bacterium DNA harbors:
- the dppD gene encoding dipeptide ABC transporter ATP binding subunit DppD, translating to MQMESSTGRVAGVAHHPDAQEVDGAILRLERLSIRLGKGDCARTVVDEVSLTIRAGECTALVGESGSGKSLTSLAIMRLLPSTMHVSGNILLRRQSGTLVDVSSLPRSELTSIRGMEIGMIFQEPMTSLNPLLTVGEQISEMFMVHRGESRPDARKHAEDMLVRVGIPEARARLAAMPHELSGGMRQRVMIAMAIACDPSIVIADEPTTALDVTIQAQILDTLRRLQERSRGMLFVSHDLGVIAEVADRVHVMYAGQVVESGSVEAILMRARHPYTLGLVASVPRIDRPQPRGVALYSIPGRVPDPARMPAGCRFHPRCAHALAGLCDKVEPRIETTEDGGEVRCLRWREIDQADPLSASRRGSVL from the coding sequence ATGCAGATGGAATCTTCAACCGGACGTGTGGCGGGCGTGGCGCATCACCCGGATGCACAAGAAGTCGATGGCGCCATCCTGAGGCTCGAGAGGCTGAGCATTCGCCTTGGCAAGGGCGACTGCGCGCGGACCGTGGTCGACGAGGTTTCGCTGACCATTCGCGCGGGGGAATGCACGGCACTCGTGGGTGAATCCGGTTCCGGAAAGTCCCTCACAAGCCTTGCGATCATGCGGCTTCTCCCGTCAACCATGCATGTTTCCGGCAACATTCTCTTGCGCCGGCAATCTGGCACGCTGGTCGATGTCTCCTCCCTGCCTCGGTCGGAGCTCACGTCCATTCGCGGCATGGAGATCGGAATGATCTTTCAGGAGCCGATGACCAGCCTGAATCCGCTGCTGACCGTTGGTGAGCAGATTTCAGAAATGTTCATGGTACACCGTGGGGAAAGCCGTCCGGATGCCAGGAAACACGCCGAGGACATGCTTGTCCGTGTCGGCATTCCAGAGGCTCGTGCGCGACTCGCTGCCATGCCGCACGAGTTGTCCGGCGGCATGCGTCAGCGCGTGATGATCGCCATGGCGATCGCCTGCGACCCAAGCATCGTCATCGCTGACGAGCCCACGACTGCGCTTGATGTAACTATCCAGGCGCAGATTCTCGATACGTTGCGCAGGCTTCAGGAGCGATCGCGGGGCATGCTGTTCGTGAGCCATGACCTCGGCGTGATCGCTGAAGTCGCTGATCGGGTGCACGTGATGTACGCGGGGCAGGTGGTCGAGTCCGGCAGTGTCGAGGCGATTCTGATGCGCGCGCGCCATCCCTACACCCTCGGTCTCGTCGCCTCGGTGCCGCGCATCGATCGGCCGCAGCCGCGGGGCGTTGCGCTCTATTCCATCCCCGGGCGGGTTCCCGACCCCGCGCGGATGCCGGCGGGTTGCCGCTTTCACCCGCGTTGCGCGCATGCTCTCGCGGGGCTTTGCGACAAGGTGGAGCCGCGGATCGAGACAACCGAGGACGGCGGCGAGGTGCGTTGCCTGCGCTGGAGGGAGATTGACCAGGCGGATCCCTTGTCAGCCAGCCGGAGAGGATCAGTCCTATGA
- the oppF gene encoding murein tripeptide ABC transporter/oligopeptide ABC transporter ATP binding subunit OppF, producing the protein MTLVEVRDLHKQFVLKGGIFGKVARVNAVNAVNLSVEQGEVLALVGESGSGKSTLGRLVARLDTPTAGDILYNGNNVARLNARQLFAFRRQVQMIFQDPFASLNPHMRVRDMLAEPLHIHGLARGRDGVNARIDQLMGAVGLSSTLASRFPHEFSGGQRQRLSIARALAVEPEFIVADEAVSALDVSTQAQVVNLLSDLKRELKLTVLFISHNLAIVQNVADRVAVLYLGRILEVAPTADLFQQARHPYTQALLGAIPIPDPTARRKRIVLQGEIPSPMRPPSGCVFRTRCPHALPDCAAAVPPLRSVGTGRLAACIRDDLVSASAPQGIATTTSLRALS; encoded by the coding sequence ATGACGCTGGTCGAGGTGCGCGATTTACACAAGCAGTTCGTGCTGAAGGGGGGCATATTCGGCAAGGTTGCGCGGGTCAACGCGGTCAATGCCGTGAACCTGAGCGTGGAGCAAGGCGAGGTCCTGGCCCTTGTGGGGGAATCAGGCTCGGGCAAGAGCACGCTCGGGCGGCTGGTCGCGCGACTGGATACGCCGACAGCGGGTGACATTCTGTACAACGGCAATAACGTGGCCCGCCTGAACGCGCGGCAACTTTTCGCCTTCCGGCGCCAGGTGCAGATGATCTTCCAGGATCCATTCGCCTCGCTCAACCCGCACATGCGGGTTCGGGATATGCTGGCGGAGCCCTTGCATATCCACGGCCTCGCGCGGGGGCGAGATGGGGTCAATGCACGCATCGATCAGCTCATGGGGGCCGTCGGCCTCTCGTCCACGCTGGCCAGCCGCTTCCCGCATGAGTTTTCCGGTGGTCAGCGGCAGCGATTGAGCATCGCGCGCGCCCTGGCTGTCGAACCCGAATTCATCGTCGCGGACGAAGCGGTGTCGGCGCTCGACGTGTCGACCCAGGCGCAGGTGGTGAACCTGCTCAGCGACCTGAAACGCGAACTCAAGCTGACCGTGCTTTTCATCAGCCACAATCTGGCGATCGTGCAGAACGTCGCTGACAGGGTGGCCGTGCTATACCTCGGGCGGATCCTTGAAGTGGCGCCAACCGCGGACCTGTTTCAGCAAGCCCGGCATCCCTATACCCAGGCGCTTCTTGGAGCTATCCCCATCCCCGATCCGACCGCGCGGCGTAAGCGCATCGTGCTGCAGGGCGAAATTCCAAGCCCGATGCGCCCCCCGTCGGGATGCGTCTTCCGGACCCGGTGCCCACATGCGCTCCCCGATTGTGCCGCCGCGGTTCCGCCGTTGCGCTCGGTGGGCACAGGCCGCCTGGCCGCCTGCATTCGCGACGATCTGGTGTCTGCCTCCGCGCCTCAGGGCATCGCGACGACAACCTCCCTCCGAGCACTCTCATGA
- a CDS encoding putative PIG3 family NAD(P)H quinone oxidoreductase (Evidence 3 : Putative function from multiple computational evidences), translated as MSALSPSGLSHDEMMAVKIARPGPPEVLTPVSCRRPHPGEGEVLIRVHAAGVNRPDVLQRMGRYPAPPGASELPGLEVAGEVVSCGPGVEWPPPGERVSALVNGGGYAEFALAPAPQCLPIPRGLSMAEAAALPETFFTVWANVFDRCALKPGETFLVHGGASGIGTTAIQLCAALGAEVFATAGTSAKCDACVRLGAKYAVNYREADFVEEIRSRTNRAGVDVILDMVGGDYTARNLKLLRQRGRIAQIYFLRGSEATIDLADIMTKQLVLTGGTLRPRTTAEKGALAQALKARVWPLIETGAVRPVIHTVLPLAKAAEAHRLMEADAHIGKIVLSAI; from the coding sequence ATGAGTGCCCTTTCCCCGAGTGGCCTCTCTCATGACGAGATGATGGCCGTTAAGATTGCTCGTCCGGGCCCGCCGGAGGTGCTGACACCGGTATCATGCCGGCGTCCCCACCCCGGCGAGGGCGAGGTTCTCATCCGCGTGCATGCCGCCGGGGTCAATCGCCCGGATGTCTTGCAGCGGATGGGACGCTATCCCGCCCCGCCCGGCGCCTCCGAGTTGCCTGGCTTGGAGGTCGCCGGCGAGGTTGTTTCCTGCGGCCCAGGCGTGGAATGGCCGCCACCAGGCGAGCGGGTCTCGGCGCTGGTGAATGGCGGCGGCTATGCCGAATTCGCTCTCGCTCCCGCGCCGCAGTGCTTGCCGATCCCGCGAGGCCTGAGCATGGCTGAGGCGGCGGCATTGCCCGAGACCTTCTTCACCGTCTGGGCCAATGTGTTCGATCGCTGCGCGCTCAAGCCCGGCGAGACCTTTCTGGTCCATGGCGGGGCGAGCGGCATCGGCACCACCGCCATCCAGCTCTGTGCGGCGCTGGGCGCAGAGGTCTTTGCCACGGCTGGCACGTCCGCTAAATGCGACGCCTGCGTCAGACTGGGCGCCAAGTATGCGGTGAATTACCGGGAAGCGGATTTCGTCGAGGAGATCCGATCACGGACAAATCGGGCGGGCGTCGACGTGATCCTCGACATGGTCGGCGGGGACTACACCGCCCGCAACCTGAAGCTTCTGCGCCAGAGGGGGCGCATCGCGCAAATCTACTTCCTGCGTGGCAGTGAGGCGACAATCGATCTCGCCGATATCATGACCAAACAACTGGTCTTGACCGGCGGAACGTTGCGGCCGCGCACCACGGCCGAGAAGGGCGCGTTGGCCCAGGCATTGAAAGCCCGTGTGTGGCCGCTGATCGAAACCGGCGCGGTGCGACCGGTTATCCATACTGTATTGCCGCTGGCCAAGGCGGCCGAAGCGCACCGGCTGATGGAAGCGGATGCGCATATAGGAAAAATCGTCCTGTCTGCCATCTAG
- a CDS encoding conserved hypothetical protein (Evidence 4 : Unknown function but conserved in other organisms), producing the protein MALAGDGILGLWFDIAPEKLDDFYEWHNREHMPERLGNAGFRSGRRFVAVRAPKQFFVLYETKSPDTISGPEYMNNVRFNSTWSRRQELLNNSRAIFRILFSLGSGQGGSILALRFRVTPGREEEQRRLLAHNLLPRLVDEPGIASCHLGRIDDRAMHASVNQGIQFKVNPGQDIGPDWLILIEGSRDAETLERVARALLSDEALAAAGAEGPIQSGLYDLEYGLFRIAA; encoded by the coding sequence ATGGCGCTCGCCGGTGACGGAATCCTGGGTCTGTGGTTCGACATTGCCCCGGAAAAATTGGATGATTTCTACGAGTGGCACAACCGCGAGCACATGCCCGAGCGGCTCGGAAATGCCGGCTTTCGCTCCGGGCGTCGCTTCGTCGCTGTGCGCGCGCCGAAGCAGTTCTTTGTTCTCTACGAGACGAAGAGCCCCGACACGATCTCAGGTCCAGAGTATATGAATAATGTACGCTTCAACAGCACCTGGTCGCGGCGGCAGGAGTTGCTCAACAACAGCCGCGCCATTTTCCGCATTCTTTTCTCGCTCGGCAGCGGGCAGGGGGGATCGATACTTGCCCTGCGCTTCCGGGTCACGCCGGGGCGCGAAGAGGAACAGCGCCGCCTGCTCGCGCACAACCTCCTGCCCCGGCTCGTGGACGAGCCCGGCATCGCGAGTTGCCATCTCGGGCGCATCGATGATCGCGCCATGCATGCATCCGTCAATCAGGGCATCCAGTTCAAGGTGAACCCGGGGCAGGATATCGGACCGGACTGGTTGATCCTCATCGAGGGCAGCCGTGATGCCGAGACACTTGAGCGCGTGGCGCGCGCGCTGCTGAGCGATGAGGCGCTGGCCGCGGCAGGGGCGGAAGGGCCGATCCAATCAGGCCTCTATGACCTTGAATATGGCCTCTTCCGCATAGCCGCGTGA
- a CDS encoding hypothetical protein (Evidence 5 : Unknown function): protein MRVGVAFLFDKYTSGPSMAWHARQNGVPRRGRLRGFVMLITNTRGSLICVVSRLGSP from the coding sequence GTGCGTGTTGGCGTCGCATTTTTGTTTGACAAATATACAAGTGGTCCTAGCATGGCTTGGCATGCCCGTCAGAATGGCGTGCCGCGACGAGGTCGTTTGCGTGGTTTCGTCATGCTCATAACTAACACGAGGGGATCATTGATATGCGTCGTTTCAAGGCTTGGCTCGCCATAG
- a CDS encoding putative glutathione transporter, permease component (Evidence 3 : Putative function from multiple computational evidences): MIRYIASRLMQMLPVLFLVSVAVFSMTLLLPGDPTLSMLGENASLADRVALRDRLGLDLPLPVQYARWAQNVLEGDFGRSLRNGEPVSDMLLQRVPATTQLAVMAIILAILIGVPFGIIAALKRNTFGDVAATSVGMFAMAMPSFWLAMLLVMMFSIHLRWLPPSGYVPFLRDPMDSLRLMLLPAVTLGTILAGLILRQTRTSMLSVLSADYVRTARAKGMSERRTILRHALRNALIPIVTVVGLQMGALLGGAAITESIFSIPGLGQMVVDGIFNRDFPAVQGAILVIVTSILFLNLAIDIAYSWIDKRVLR, translated from the coding sequence ATGATCCGCTACATCGCCTCTCGTCTGATGCAGATGCTGCCGGTGCTATTTCTGGTCAGCGTCGCCGTCTTCTCCATGACGTTGCTTCTACCCGGTGATCCGACACTGTCGATGTTGGGGGAGAATGCGTCGCTGGCGGACAGAGTTGCCCTGCGCGACCGGCTGGGCCTCGATTTACCCTTGCCGGTGCAATACGCAAGGTGGGCGCAGAATGTGCTGGAGGGCGACTTCGGCCGTTCGCTGCGCAATGGCGAGCCAGTCAGCGACATGCTACTGCAGCGCGTGCCGGCGACGACGCAACTCGCGGTCATGGCGATTATTCTGGCCATCCTGATCGGCGTGCCTTTCGGCATCATTGCCGCACTCAAGCGGAATACATTCGGGGATGTCGCCGCCACGTCAGTCGGAATGTTCGCCATGGCAATGCCCAGCTTCTGGCTCGCCATGCTTCTTGTTATGATGTTCTCTATTCATCTGCGCTGGCTGCCGCCTTCCGGCTACGTACCGTTTCTTCGCGATCCGATGGACAGCTTACGACTGATGCTGTTGCCTGCGGTCACGCTGGGAACCATTCTGGCCGGGCTCATCCTACGGCAAACGAGAACCTCGATGCTGTCTGTTCTGTCCGCCGACTATGTGCGGACCGCGCGCGCGAAGGGTATGAGCGAGCGGCGTACGATCCTGCGCCATGCACTCCGCAACGCGCTCATCCCGATCGTGACGGTTGTCGGGCTACAAATGGGCGCGCTGCTCGGCGGGGCGGCGATCACGGAGTCCATTTTCTCGATACCAGGGCTCGGGCAGATGGTCGTGGACGGTATTTTCAACCGCGACTTTCCCGCTGTTCAGGGCGCTATTCTCGTTATCGTTACCTCTATTCTTTTCCTCAACCTAGCGATCGACATCGCTTATTCATGGATCGACAAGAGGGTGTTGCGATGA
- a CDS encoding Carbohydrate ABC transporter substrate-binding protein (CUT1 family) gives MRRFKAWLAIAALVATTSAVAAADLTIWWTKGTNPQEDDALKSVVALWEKQTGKTAEVSFYTTGDTEAKVVTALKAGSPPDLTFDFGYDLAYTPTWAYDGLLADMSDVLEPISDQFQKGPLQSAYLLNGKTNKRAYYAVPWVQMTPHVHYWKDLLEKAGFAEADVPKQWQPFFDFWCEKVQPALRAKGDRIYGVGQGSSTSSNDPFFNIHLALNAFGAQVVNPDGQLQISDPEVRKRVIAALDSYAKPILSKCSPPDAVNWNGVDDNVSFLNKKNVVVMNPTLSIPLSLQAKSPDVYRNEIRTVPWPDGPDGKPTPAMISVKQVLVFRDSPHIDNAKSFLKLLLQPENIGPMLKATGGRWMPVMPKLIEDPFYAQTDDPHRAAMVRQFTQVQNVPYPQAYNRLYAKVMQEQLWQKAIGRIVIDGWTTDKAVDELSERMKVLLGS, from the coding sequence ATGCGTCGTTTCAAGGCTTGGCTCGCCATAGCCGCGCTTGTCGCGACGACAAGCGCTGTCGCCGCAGCCGATCTGACCATCTGGTGGACGAAAGGCACAAATCCGCAAGAGGACGACGCGCTGAAAAGCGTGGTTGCATTGTGGGAAAAGCAAACCGGCAAGACTGCCGAGGTCAGCTTCTACACGACCGGTGATACGGAAGCGAAGGTGGTGACGGCGCTCAAGGCCGGAAGCCCGCCAGATCTGACGTTTGATTTCGGCTATGATCTCGCGTACACGCCGACCTGGGCCTATGACGGCCTTTTAGCGGATATGAGCGACGTGCTGGAGCCGATCTCCGATCAGTTCCAAAAGGGGCCGTTGCAATCCGCCTATCTCTTGAATGGCAAGACCAACAAGCGCGCTTACTACGCAGTGCCTTGGGTGCAGATGACGCCTCACGTGCATTACTGGAAAGATCTTCTTGAAAAGGCCGGGTTTGCTGAAGCCGACGTGCCCAAGCAGTGGCAGCCGTTCTTCGATTTCTGGTGTGAGAAGGTCCAACCGGCCCTGCGCGCCAAGGGCGACCGCATTTATGGTGTCGGCCAGGGATCTTCCACCAGTTCCAATGACCCCTTCTTCAATATTCACCTCGCGCTGAACGCCTTCGGTGCGCAGGTTGTCAATCCCGACGGCCAGCTGCAGATCTCCGATCCGGAGGTGCGCAAGCGCGTCATCGCGGCGCTCGACAGCTATGCCAAGCCGATCTTGTCCAAGTGTTCGCCGCCTGACGCGGTGAACTGGAACGGTGTCGATGACAATGTATCCTTCCTGAACAAGAAGAACGTCGTTGTCATGAACCCGACCTTGTCGATCCCGTTGTCCCTCCAGGCCAAGAGCCCGGACGTCTACCGCAACGAGATCCGCACCGTGCCGTGGCCGGATGGTCCGGATGGCAAGCCCACCCCGGCGATGATCTCGGTCAAGCAGGTGCTGGTGTTCCGGGATTCGCCGCATATCGACAATGCGAAATCCTTCCTCAAGCTGCTTCTGCAGCCCGAGAACATCGGTCCCATGCTCAAGGCCACCGGCGGGCGGTGGATGCCGGTGATGCCGAAGCTGATCGAGGATCCGTTCTACGCGCAGACGGACGATCCGCACCGCGCCGCCATGGTGCGCCAGTTCACCCAGGTGCAGAATGTCCCCTATCCACAGGCCTACAACCGTCTCTATGCCAAGGTCATGCAGGAGCAGCTGTGGCAGAAGGCCATCGGCCGCATCGTCATCGACGGCTGGACGACCGACAAAGCGGTGGATGAACTCAGCGAGCGCATGAAAGTTCTGCTCGGGAGCTGA
- the dppC gene encoding dipeptide ABC transporter membrane subunit DppC, with translation MTGGHSQSAGIVAENARVDAAMPPEAALRTEPSGSAPRWRLALNSLLHHRLGALGLCVCAFVVLMALVAPWIAPYDPSVSDYDAILSPPSSAHWLGTDDLGRDILSRIIWGSQVSLQVSLIAVSGAIVVGSIVGMISGYAGGWVDDVIMRVIDAMLAFPTLILALGIVAVLGPTLVNAMIAITIVNIPNFARLVRAQVLSIRHMDFVSAARGLGASRARIMFRHIWPSVIGNVLVYGSLTASTALITESSLSFLGLGAQPPTPSWGSMLSSGMQYWDAWWMSVFPGFALFAVVLALNFVGDGLRDVLDSRITE, from the coding sequence ATGACAGGAGGGCACTCTCAGTCTGCTGGCATCGTGGCGGAGAACGCTCGCGTGGACGCTGCGATGCCCCCAGAGGCTGCGCTGCGGACGGAACCATCCGGCTCAGCTCCGCGATGGCGCCTAGCGCTGAATTCTCTGCTCCATCACCGGCTTGGTGCCCTCGGGCTCTGTGTCTGCGCGTTCGTTGTCTTGATGGCGCTCGTTGCGCCCTGGATCGCGCCCTATGATCCGAGCGTCAGCGATTATGATGCGATCCTGTCGCCGCCGTCGTCAGCGCATTGGCTTGGTACAGACGATCTGGGTCGCGATATCCTGTCGCGCATCATCTGGGGTTCGCAGGTTTCTCTGCAGGTGAGCCTCATTGCGGTCTCCGGCGCCATTGTCGTTGGCAGCATCGTCGGTATGATCTCGGGCTACGCAGGAGGATGGGTCGATGATGTGATCATGCGCGTGATCGACGCGATGCTCGCCTTCCCAACGCTGATCCTGGCGCTTGGCATCGTCGCGGTCCTCGGCCCAACGCTGGTCAACGCCATGATCGCGATCACCATCGTCAATATCCCGAACTTTGCCCGTCTGGTGCGGGCGCAGGTACTGTCGATCCGACACATGGATTTTGTGTCAGCGGCGCGCGGGCTTGGCGCCAGCCGGGCTCGGATCATGTTCCGCCACATCTGGCCGAGTGTAATCGGCAATGTGCTGGTCTATGGGTCGCTCACCGCCTCGACCGCGCTGATCACGGAATCCTCGCTCTCCTTTCTTGGCCTCGGCGCCCAACCTCCAACGCCGAGCTGGGGATCGATGCTTTCGTCCGGCATGCAGTATTGGGATGCCTGGTGGATGAGCGTATTCCCCGGTTTCGCACTCTTTGCCGTGGTGCTCGCGCTCAACTTCGTCGGCGATGGTCTACGCGATGTCCTGGATTCACGAATTACAGAATAG